The segment TAATGCAGAAGAAACATTAATAAAGGACAATATAATTGTAACATCAACAGAATATACAGTAAAACTAGATGAAAAATCATCAAAAAGTATTATAAAAAATAACAAATTATATGCTCTTAAACTTGGAGATGATTCAATACTAAGTAATAGTAACATAGGAATCATTGATAACACACCTATAAAATCATATAAAGATCTATTATTAAATGATTACACATATGATACATTCTTTGATGAAAATGGAGTTCTAAGAGATGAAATATCAACAGCTGCAAACATAACAGTAGTTGGAAACTTATATAACAGAGTATTAAACATTACAAGACCATTAAACATAAAATCATATGACAACCTAGAATTCATAAATACAACCATCATAATAAATGCAAAAAACACAAATATAACAAACTTAGCTATGGGTGGATATAATACAAAATTAATCATAAATACAGATAATTGTAATATTAACATGCAAAAAATCAAATTAGAAAACATAGAAAATAAAAACATTACAGTAATAACAGTAAATGGAAACTATAACAACATAAGCATAACAGACATAGATACAACAAATAACATCGAAAAAGCAGCAAATGCAAATATAACACAACTTAGAATAACAGGAAAACAAAACAGTATAACAATAGGATCAATGAAAGCAAGTAACTTTACTAACTCAACAGCAATAAAACTGGATAATGCAGATAAAAACTACCTAGACATATCAGGAAGAGTTATAAGAGTCTACATAAGGTCACTAATAGCAGATAATGGAATAGTACTAAATAATTCAAATAATAATATTATAATAACATCTACTAAGTATGCAGGTATGGTTAAAAATGTAGGATTCCATCTATTTAACTCATCAAATAATTCAATATATTATGGAGAATTCACAAATTCAGGAAATTCAAAAATACTATTATTAGAAAATAATTCAAACTATAATAAAATATTAGGAATTATAAGTACATCTTCTAACTTTGATTCTGCTCCTGTTTCAATTATAAATTCAAGTTATAATATTCTTGAAGGAAATACAATTAAATTTAGTGGAAATGCATATCCTATTGAAATATTAAATGGATTTGAAAATGTAGTAAAACATAACTCACTTATTTCAACTAACTATAAAGCAAATAATGGAGTTTACCAAGAAACAACTGATGATAAAGCAGAACAAAATAATGAAGTATCTGAGAATTATGCTTCAATTCCAAGTTATAAGGCATTAGGAATAAGTATACGAGGTACTTTAAAAGTTCATCAAACAATAACTATACACGTATTTGATGGTAACTTTGTAAGTAAAGGTGGAAATTACACATTCTTTGTAAATGGAAAAGAAATAGGAACAGTTAATACAAGAAGTAATACTGCAGATATGAATTATACTATTTTAGGTGATGAAGGAGATAGATTAATTGTAACAGTTATGCAGAAAAATACAGCAGTACTAACAAATATAAGTGTATTTGCTCCAATTATCAAACTTGATACACAAGTAATTATTCCAAATGTTGTGTCAAATAAATCATCTACTACTATTACAGCAATTGTAATGGATGAAGAAGGTAATATCCAAACAAGTGGTAAAGTAGCATTTAAAGTAAATGGTAAAACACAAGGTGTGGTAAATATTAATAATGGTATTGCACAACTTACAGTTGATTCATCAAAACTATCAGCTAAAAATTACACAATAACAGCAGTATATGGTGGAAATAGTATAACAGAAAAATCAACAAGTGATGCAACACTAACAATAACAAAAACAACACCAAAAATAACAATAGAAACAACAAATGTAAAAAGAACAAACAATACAATAATCACAGTAAAACTAACAGATGATCAAAACAATACAATCTATGGAAATACAAAAGTAGCAGTAAAACTAAATGGAAAAACAATAACACATACAACATCACAAAATGGAATAATAAAAATAAACATGGACTTAACACAGTATAAAAACAGTCAATACGATTTAACTATTGTATCAGGAGAAAATAACCGGTATAATACAGCACGTATGACAACAAAAC is part of the Methanosphaera cuniculi genome and harbors:
- a CDS encoding Ig-like domain-containing protein encodes the protein INNTKNNTITGNILIADLLVGDESVKTTTADADNITGNTPLYKNYLIDDTTYNTYFNNDGTINVPEDKPIRLLIGNLNNKTLILNNNKDITIMNYHEIVAHNITIKTEGNTTLNLTNITITNTNQKPVLEIRGIKTTITYTNLTSNDNVILLENTQDIEIEHNNFITNVTNDVKAISIKNVANIDSYDNNITITANITQDNKKHTIVAINGINLTNIELSYFNITIINLNEVNDNIYAFNLINPEVNVDKKMSSRLAYNNIQIRGFNNACAINMINQSSFIKSNEIQVSAKNTIAMNMTTSNSRTSYYEQIDSNIINMISPMNNTGIRLNSCENISIRGTNFTNTMSENSIGILVYNSTNITLYNMTMDLNGKNLVAINLNQTNKINITTNNITTNIRNTTLQSIVLNNAEETLIKDNIIVTSTEYTVKLDEKSSKSIIKNNKLYALKLGDDSILSNSNIGIIDNTPIKSYKDLLLNDYTYDTFFDENGVLRDEISTAANITVVGNLYNRVLNITRPLNIKSYDNLEFINTTIIINAKNTNITNLAMGGYNTKLIINTDNCNINMQKIKLENIENKNITVITVNGNYNNISITDIDTTNNIEKAANANITQLRITGKQNSITIGSMKASNFTNSTAIKLDNADKNYLDISGRVIRVYIRSLIADNGIVLNNSNNNIIITSTKYAGMVKNVGFHLFNSSNNSIYYGEFTNSGNSKILLLENNSNYNKILGIISTSSNFDSAPVSIINSSYNILEGNTIKFSGNAYPIEILNGFENVVKHNSLISTNYKANNGVYQETTDDKAEQNNEVSENYASIPSYKALGISIRGTLKVHQTITIHVFDGNFVSKGGNYTFFVNGKEIGTVNTRSNTADMNYTILGDEGDRLIVTVMQKNTAVLTNISVFAPIIKLDTQVIIPNVVSNKSSTTITAIVMDEEGNIQTSGKVAFKVNGKTQGVVNINNGIAQLTVDSSKLSAKNYTITAVYGGNSITEKSTSDATLTITKTTPKITIETTNVKRTNNTIITVKLTDDQNNTIYGNTKVAVKLNGKTITHTTSQNGIIKINMDLTQYKNSQYDLTIVSGENNRYNTARMTTKLAIE